The following proteins are co-located in the candidate division TA06 bacterium genome:
- a CDS encoding arginine--tRNA ligase has translation MGRCSSSKTEYGCQKGQKEVKSPKTYVKDVLLEALRSCGFDRPHTEKVGVSLPKNPRWGDYSTNSPFLLAEVSGKEPEETAARIVDAIPKEMFDRVEVAAGFINFTLSRDFLFEFVREASRSGLEYARNDSGKGKSILIEFVSANPTGPLVVVNARAAAIGDSLTRIFRHCGYKAESEFYIDDAGRQVEMLALSVEARLKQLLGQEAKIPKDGYAGEYVVDLAKGLLSDAEHLLSLGPEERLSRFREYALEKMLASQKDSLEAFGVEFDNWANESSFRGEGGTDRLLETLKKVGDTYEDGGALWFRSSGYGDERDRVIKKSTGDLTYLVADSAYHANKFDRKFDRILDLFGPDHHAQVPSLKAVLKALGYPGEKLEVLTVQWVTLVKEGKKLSMSKRGGTFITMDELTEDVGKDVARFLFLMRRPSSHLDFDIDLARKTSEENPVYYVQYAHARICSILDYAGQQGVAMPGLEEADLSLLSKPEERDLMVRIASFTDLVVECMEELSPHRIPFFLQDLASSFHSFYHKHRVVTDDKPLSQARLLLCDALRATITTGLSLIGVSAPEKM, from the coding sequence TTGGGGAGATGCTCCTCGAGCAAAACTGAGTACGGCTGCCAAAAAGGGCAAAAAGAAGTGAAATCCCCGAAGACATATGTGAAAGATGTACTACTGGAAGCTTTACGCAGCTGCGGGTTTGATAGGCCGCATACTGAAAAGGTAGGTGTCTCACTTCCCAAGAACCCCAGGTGGGGTGACTACTCTACCAATTCTCCTTTCTTGTTGGCTGAGGTGAGCGGGAAGGAGCCCGAGGAGACGGCAGCACGGATTGTGGATGCTATCCCAAAAGAGATGTTTGATAGAGTTGAAGTTGCCGCAGGATTCATTAACTTCACGCTCAGCCGTGACTTCCTTTTCGAGTTCGTGCGCGAAGCTTCAAGAAGCGGCCTTGAGTATGCAAGAAACGATTCAGGGAAAGGAAAGTCAATACTGATAGAGTTTGTGAGCGCTAACCCCACTGGTCCACTCGTGGTAGTGAATGCCAGGGCCGCAGCCATAGGCGATTCTCTGACAAGGATATTCAGGCACTGCGGGTACAAGGCTGAGTCTGAGTTCTACATAGACGATGCAGGCCGTCAGGTTGAAATGCTCGCTCTTTCTGTGGAAGCCAGACTCAAACAACTCCTCGGCCAGGAAGCAAAGATCCCGAAAGATGGCTATGCTGGTGAGTATGTTGTTGACCTTGCAAAGGGGCTCCTGAGTGATGCCGAGCATCTTCTTTCTCTGGGGCCGGAAGAGAGGTTATCCAGATTCAGGGAGTATGCCCTGGAGAAGATGCTAGCTTCTCAGAAAGACTCACTGGAGGCATTCGGGGTTGAGTTTGATAACTGGGCTAACGAAAGCAGTTTCAGGGGTGAGGGTGGAACAGACAGACTGTTGGAAACACTGAAAAAGGTGGGCGACACCTATGAGGATGGTGGCGCCCTCTGGTTCAGGTCTTCCGGATACGGAGATGAGCGGGACAGAGTTATCAAGAAATCGACCGGCGACCTGACCTATCTTGTTGCTGATAGCGCCTACCATGCTAATAAGTTTGATAGGAAATTCGACAGGATTCTCGACCTTTTCGGGCCTGATCACCACGCGCAGGTGCCCAGCCTGAAAGCAGTGCTGAAGGCTCTGGGTTATCCCGGGGAGAAGCTGGAGGTCCTTACTGTTCAGTGGGTCACACTTGTGAAAGAGGGAAAGAAGCTGAGCATGTCCAAACGCGGCGGCACATTCATAACCATGGATGAACTGACTGAAGATGTGGGGAAGGATGTTGCTAGATTCCTCTTCTTGATGAGAAGGCCATCATCTCATCTTGACTTCGATATCGACCTGGCCAGGAAGACCTCTGAGGAGAATCCTGTCTATTATGTTCAGTATGCGCACGCCAGGATTTGTTCAATCCTGGATTATGCTGGGCAACAGGGTGTGGCAATGCCCGGGTTAGAAGAGGCAGATCTTTCGCTGTTGAGCAAGCCAGAAGAGAGAGATCTGATGGTCCGCATCGCATCATTTACTGATCTGGTTGTTGAGTGCATGGAAGAACTATCTCCCCACAGGATTCCCTTTTTCCTCCAGGATCTGGCATCGTCCTTCCACAGCTTCTATCACAAACACAGGGTGGTGACAGATGATAAGCCTCTGAGCCAGGCACGGCTGCTTCTGTGTGACGCCCTGCGGGCAACCATTACGACGGGGCTTAGCCTGATTGGGGTCTCCGCCCCTGAAAAAATGTGA
- a CDS encoding phosphoribosylformylglycinamidine cyclo-ligase, protein MRYREAGVDIEASDEAKRRIAKMVKDAFGDSHPLKFGGFGSLYKPDFSPADENYLVSSVDGVGTKVKVAMMADRHNTVGVDIVNHCVNDILACGAAPLYFMDYIATGKMNPDTIESIASGLVKACKEAGCVLIGGETAEMPGLYADSDYDLVGFIVGAVSRSNLIDGSTVEEGDVLVGLASNGLHTNGYSLARRIFFEGCGLEIDSYVEELGSSVGEELLKIHRCYLDPVRAIMKDQQIKAIAHITGGGFFGNLPRTFPGNLDAVIKLGSWPVLEVFNMIQREGKVPRDEMYRTFNMGIGMIIAVSAGSSAAILSRLKSSGAPAWEIGRMEKGSGTVTLREG, encoded by the coding sequence ATGCGCTACAGAGAGGCCGGGGTGGACATCGAGGCTTCCGATGAGGCTAAGAGAAGAATAGCCAAGATGGTCAAGGACGCTTTTGGTGATTCTCATCCCCTGAAGTTTGGTGGGTTCGGCAGTCTCTACAAGCCAGATTTTAGCCCCGCTGACGAGAACTATCTGGTGTCCAGTGTGGACGGTGTGGGAACGAAAGTGAAAGTAGCCATGATGGCAGATAGGCACAACACCGTTGGAGTAGATATTGTCAACCACTGTGTTAACGATATACTGGCCTGTGGAGCAGCACCTCTCTATTTCATGGACTACATTGCGACAGGAAAGATGAATCCGGATACTATTGAAAGCATAGCCTCCGGTCTTGTCAAAGCATGCAAGGAAGCAGGGTGTGTGCTCATCGGCGGAGAGACTGCTGAGATGCCCGGCCTCTATGCTGACAGCGATTACGATCTGGTGGGATTCATTGTGGGAGCGGTTAGTCGCTCTAATCTGATTGATGGCAGTACAGTGGAGGAAGGAGATGTCCTGGTGGGACTCGCTTCCAACGGCCTGCATACCAATGGATATTCCCTCGCAAGAAGAATCTTTTTTGAAGGCTGTGGACTTGAGATTGACAGCTATGTGGAAGAACTCGGCTCCTCAGTGGGTGAAGAACTCCTGAAGATTCACAGATGTTATCTGGATCCAGTTAGGGCGATCATGAAGGATCAGCAGATAAAAGCGATCGCTCACATTACCGGAGGGGGCTTCTTCGGCAACCTGCCGAGAACCTTTCCCGGGAATCTTGATGCGGTTATCAAACTGGGCTCATGGCCGGTTCTCGAAGTGTTCAATATGATACAGAGAGAAGGGAAAGTCCCGAGAGACGAGATGTACAGGACGTTCAACATGGGGATAGGCATGATTATTGCCGTGTCTGCTGGGTCATCGGCAGCCATTCTCTCCAGGCTGAAGAGTAGTGGAGCTCCTGCGTGGGAGATCGGCCGCATGGAAAAGGGGAGCGGCACGGTAACATTGAGAGAGGGATAG
- a CDS encoding Hsp20/alpha crystallin family protein, with protein MPRDWFDIVKRTQEDLESIFDDFFFFKSPIAMRPEAVWRPEVDVYQTEENVIVCIELAGVPKESINMSIHRDILVVSGVRKEKGTGAEKRSYYKMEISFGPFEKKIHLPCHCDSAKARVEEHCGMVKIILPKLASPSTETTEIEIE; from the coding sequence ATGCCGAGGGACTGGTTTGATATTGTAAAAAGAACACAGGAAGATCTTGAGTCTATATTCGACGATTTCTTCTTTTTCAAGAGTCCTATTGCCATGAGACCTGAGGCCGTGTGGAGACCTGAGGTAGATGTTTATCAGACAGAAGAGAATGTCATCGTGTGTATTGAATTGGCTGGCGTTCCCAAGGAGTCTATTAACATGTCTATACACAGAGATATTCTCGTCGTCTCCGGTGTCAGGAAAGAGAAGGGGACAGGTGCCGAGAAGAGGAGTTACTACAAGATGGAGATCAGCTTCGGCCCGTTTGAAAAGAAGATTCACCTGCCATGCCACTGTGATTCCGCTAAGGCGAGAGTGGAAGAACATTGTGGTATGGTGAAAATCATTCTGCCGAAGCTGGCAAGCCCTTCAACTGAAACGACGGAGATTGAAATAGAATGA
- the lon gene encoding endopeptidase La, whose product MNDQEHGLLDLSERQAEITIPTGLPILPIKTGVVFPFMIVPLIVSDKQLIQLVDDALGSDKLAGVVTQEKPEIENPGPDDLHKYGTVSLIVKMLRFPDGSLRILVQGVGRIKLTRFTQMSPYMKAKVDVIKEPKEKSLELEAHVRNAVNLFQKVVSMAFYLPDELQAVVLNIHDESKLADFIASNVNFDVKDKQSILEAVDLKERFKRLISLLSKEVNVLELGAKIRSQVKTELDKDQREYYLREQLKAIQRELGEEDERVTEKREMTKKIHTAKMPKDVEDVALAELDRLSKMSVAAAEYTVSRTYLDWLVSLPWSVESEDNLDIKGAESILDEDHYDLKDVKERMLEYLAVRKLKHDTKGPILCFIGPPGVGKTSLGKSIARALGRKFVRLSLGGVRDEAEIRGHRRTYVGALPGRIIQGIRKAGSMNPVFMLDEVDKIGVDFRGDPAAALLEVLDPEQNNSFSDHYLEVSFDLSKVMFITTANIADPIPPALRDRMEMLELPGYILEEKVLIARKFLIPRQIEENGLSTDQITFQGKAITTIIGEYTREAGVRNLEREIASICRKAARKVAAGEKKKFVISKKTVSDMLGPRKFYSEVASRTGEVGVATGLAWTPSGGEILFVEASKMRGRKSLTLTGHLGEVMKESAQAALSYVRSEAHKFGIDESFFEKFDIHIHVPAGSTPKDGPSAGIAMAVALTSLLSNRKVKPAIAMTGEMTLSGKVLPIGGVKEKVLAAKRSGIKQVILPDKNEKDLQEIPPEVREGLKFHFVGRIDQAIRIAIEDRKKR is encoded by the coding sequence ATGAATGATCAAGAGCATGGATTACTGGATCTCAGTGAGCGGCAAGCTGAAATAACTATACCAACCGGGCTGCCCATTCTGCCCATCAAGACCGGTGTGGTCTTCCCGTTCATGATAGTTCCGCTAATAGTCTCTGACAAGCAGTTGATACAACTGGTAGATGATGCCCTGGGATCTGACAAGCTAGCCGGTGTGGTAACTCAAGAGAAGCCTGAAATCGAGAATCCCGGGCCTGACGATCTCCACAAATACGGCACAGTTTCCCTCATTGTGAAGATGCTCAGATTCCCTGATGGCAGTCTGAGAATACTGGTCCAGGGCGTTGGTAGGATAAAGTTGACCCGGTTTACTCAGATGTCTCCTTACATGAAGGCCAAGGTAGACGTGATCAAAGAGCCGAAAGAAAAGTCGCTAGAATTGGAAGCGCACGTGAGAAATGCGGTAAATCTGTTTCAGAAGGTTGTTTCCATGGCCTTCTATCTACCGGATGAACTGCAGGCTGTTGTTCTGAACATCCACGATGAGAGTAAGCTTGCGGACTTTATCGCCTCCAACGTTAACTTTGACGTGAAAGACAAACAGTCCATCCTTGAGGCTGTGGACCTGAAGGAAAGGTTCAAAAGGCTCATTTCTCTCCTGTCAAAAGAGGTGAACGTGCTTGAGCTGGGTGCGAAGATAAGATCCCAGGTGAAGACAGAGCTGGACAAAGATCAGAGAGAGTACTACCTGCGAGAACAACTGAAGGCCATACAAAGAGAGCTGGGTGAAGAGGATGAGAGGGTGACAGAAAAGAGAGAGATGACGAAAAAGATACATACCGCCAAAATGCCCAAGGATGTTGAAGATGTGGCTTTAGCAGAGCTGGACAGGCTGTCCAAGATGTCAGTAGCGGCCGCGGAATACACAGTTTCCAGAACCTACCTCGATTGGCTCGTTTCGCTGCCGTGGTCTGTGGAGAGCGAGGATAACCTCGACATAAAGGGTGCAGAGAGCATACTCGATGAGGACCATTATGATCTCAAAGATGTGAAGGAGAGGATGCTGGAGTACCTGGCAGTGAGAAAACTAAAACATGACACCAAGGGCCCCATACTCTGTTTTATTGGACCACCTGGAGTTGGGAAGACATCCCTTGGGAAGTCAATCGCACGAGCCCTGGGCAGGAAGTTTGTCAGACTTTCTCTGGGAGGTGTCAGAGACGAGGCTGAGATAAGAGGCCATAGAAGGACTTATGTTGGAGCGCTCCCCGGAAGAATCATTCAGGGGATAAGGAAGGCAGGGTCCATGAATCCGGTTTTCATGCTTGATGAGGTTGACAAGATTGGCGTCGATTTCAGGGGCGATCCAGCAGCCGCGCTTCTCGAGGTTCTTGACCCAGAGCAGAACAACTCATTCAGTGATCACTATCTGGAGGTCTCCTTCGATCTGAGCAAGGTCATGTTCATAACCACTGCCAATATTGCAGATCCGATTCCGCCGGCGCTGAGAGACAGAATGGAAATGCTTGAACTCCCGGGCTATATCCTTGAGGAAAAGGTCCTGATAGCACGCAAGTTTCTCATCCCCAGACAGATTGAGGAGAATGGGCTCAGCACAGACCAGATAACTTTCCAGGGAAAAGCGATAACGACCATTATCGGCGAGTATACCAGGGAGGCAGGTGTAAGGAACCTGGAGCGGGAAATAGCCTCCATCTGCAGGAAAGCGGCCAGAAAGGTGGCTGCCGGTGAGAAGAAGAAGTTCGTCATTAGCAAGAAGACGGTTTCTGACATGCTCGGTCCGCGCAAGTTCTATTCTGAGGTTGCTTCAAGGACAGGAGAAGTAGGTGTGGCCACAGGTCTCGCCTGGACCCCGTCAGGAGGGGAGATACTATTTGTCGAAGCCAGCAAGATGAGGGGTCGCAAATCGCTTACTCTGACCGGCCATCTGGGAGAGGTGATGAAGGAATCCGCGCAAGCTGCCCTTTCCTACGTACGATCCGAAGCACACAAGTTTGGGATTGATGAATCCTTCTTTGAGAAATTCGACATCCATATCCACGTTCCCGCTGGTTCCACCCCCAAAGACGGCCCATCAGCCGGAATCGCCATGGCTGTCGCCCTTACCAGCCTTCTCAGTAATAGAAAAGTGAAACCTGCGATTGCGATGACTGGTGAGATGACGCTAAGCGGAAAGGTCCTCCCAATAGGAGGAGTGAAGGAGAAGGTACTGGCTGCCAAAAGGTCGGGTATCAAACAGGTCATACTTCCAGACAAGAACGAGAAAGATCTCCAGGAGATACCACCAGAGGTTAGGGAAGGGCTCAAATTCCACTTTGTGGGCCGAATTGATCAGGCAATCCGCATAGCCATCGAAGATAGAAAGAAGAGGTAA
- a CDS encoding 4-hydroxy-tetrahydrodipicolinate synthase → MFSGSFVALVTPFKGESIDEEGLRKNIRFQIENGTSGLVPCGTTGESPTLGQKEWETVVSITVEEAKGEVPVIAGTGTNSTKKTVEMTKRARELGATAALVVTPYYNRPTQEGLYSHYRSVALETGFPMVLYNVPSRTGVNLLPGTVLRLSRLEEVVAVKEASGNLAQAGEIANDCKGQLVLLSGDDVLTLPLLSLGATGVISVVANVLPGDVSRMVRDFLSGKGREARQGHERLLPLCRAMFLESNPIPVKAAMNILKMPAGKPRSPLTEISEKNKHLLRGALARYGLIGKEGTKG, encoded by the coding sequence TTGTTCAGCGGGTCTTTTGTTGCGCTGGTGACACCTTTCAAGGGTGAATCGATAGATGAGGAAGGCCTGAGAAAGAATATCCGTTTTCAGATTGAAAACGGGACTTCCGGACTCGTTCCCTGCGGAACAACTGGAGAGAGCCCCACTCTCGGTCAAAAGGAGTGGGAAACGGTAGTATCCATAACTGTTGAAGAGGCAAAAGGAGAGGTGCCAGTCATTGCCGGCACAGGCACAAACTCAACCAAGAAGACGGTTGAAATGACCAAACGTGCGAGAGAACTGGGAGCCACAGCGGCACTGGTCGTCACGCCCTATTACAACAGGCCGACCCAGGAAGGTCTCTACTCGCACTATAGGAGTGTGGCCCTCGAGACCGGATTTCCCATGGTTCTCTACAATGTACCGAGCAGGACAGGTGTTAACCTCTTACCTGGGACCGTCCTGAGACTTTCTCGACTGGAGGAGGTTGTTGCTGTCAAGGAAGCCAGCGGGAACCTGGCACAGGCCGGTGAGATTGCAAACGACTGCAAAGGGCAGCTCGTTCTCTTGTCAGGGGATGACGTATTGACCCTCCCCCTGCTTTCTCTGGGCGCGACGGGTGTCATTTCCGTTGTAGCGAATGTTCTGCCAGGTGATGTATCACGCATGGTTAGAGACTTTCTTTCAGGAAAAGGGAGGGAGGCCAGACAGGGTCATGAGCGACTTCTTCCTTTGTGCAGGGCCATGTTCCTTGAGTCCAATCCTATCCCGGTCAAGGCGGCAATGAATATTCTCAAGATGCCGGCTGGGAAACCTAGATCGCCTCTTACTGAAATCTCGGAAAAGAACAAACATCTCCTTAGGGGAGCACTTGCTCGGTATGGTCTAATTGGGAAAGAGGGGACGAAGGGGTGA
- the dapB gene encoding 4-hydroxy-tetrahydrodipicolinate reductase, which produces MESEKIKVVLCGAAGRMGCAVIDCFHAAEDVEVRYGIEKKGHPEVGSALEGVPIVSDISSAMEDADCLVDFSSPAFTDELVKMSDERGKPLVVGTTNLSGETLGLIENVSERIGIVLSPNMSPAMNVLFRIVPDVARALEKGFDVSIVETHHRWKKDSPSGTARKLMRILKDAGSKDPQVRSLRMGEIIGEHVLTFAGEGETLKIAHCAQSRGAFASGALLAVRFVVKANPGLYDMFDVLRLR; this is translated from the coding sequence ATGGAAAGTGAAAAGATAAAGGTTGTGCTTTGCGGAGCTGCCGGTAGAATGGGTTGTGCGGTGATAGATTGTTTTCATGCTGCTGAAGACGTGGAAGTGAGATACGGCATAGAGAAGAAGGGCCATCCAGAGGTGGGTAGTGCGCTAGAAGGTGTGCCCATCGTCTCAGATATCTCTTCTGCAATGGAGGATGCAGACTGCCTGGTCGATTTCAGCAGTCCAGCTTTTACTGATGAACTCGTAAAAATGAGTGATGAAAGAGGCAAGCCTCTTGTAGTCGGAACTACCAACCTGAGCGGAGAAACTCTTGGCCTGATAGAAAATGTTTCAGAAAGAATTGGGATTGTTCTCTCCCCTAACATGTCACCGGCAATGAATGTTCTATTCAGGATTGTCCCAGATGTGGCAAGGGCCCTGGAGAAAGGGTTCGATGTTTCGATTGTTGAGACCCACCACAGGTGGAAAAAGGATTCACCGAGCGGAACGGCTCGCAAACTCATGCGAATCTTGAAAGATGCAGGTTCAAAAGATCCACAGGTGAGGTCCTTGAGAATGGGCGAGATTATTGGAGAGCATGTGCTCACCTTCGCAGGAGAGGGTGAGACGCTCAAGATTGCTCATTGCGCGCAGTCTAGGGGGGCTTTCGCTTCGGGAGCCCTGCTTGCCGTGAGATTCGTGGTCAAGGCGAATCCCGGGCTCTATGATATGTTTGATGTCCTCAGACTGAGGTGA
- a CDS encoding aspartate kinase — MGLIVQKYGGTSLASPAKIKSVAKRIVDRREKGDSVIVVVSAMGRDTDRLYGLARRISKSPPTRELDMLLTAGERISMALLAMAVHDLGYEAISFTGSQVGIITDSRHTDAKILEIKGDRIVEGLRQDKVVIVAGFQGVSKEKEVTTLGRGGSDTTAVAIAASLGADLCEIFTDVEGVFAADPAVVAGAKLLEEVSYDEMIELASLGASVLHPRAVEIAAKTNLKLVVSSSRAKNLGTIIREGKKMERALVKAVTSDVHIGLLTMMDVPRSPGSMSQIVTTLTDNGVHLKFFFHGAGRERCDLSFIVADEDIKTCDEILSAISRRLGGKGLTRRDDVASVSIVGPGVGSSNDTLTKMFDCLETEGAHVEAVSTSELKVTCVIGQDVVDKAVNGMARVFKLLDKDSQKSSSPSKKRR; from the coding sequence GTGGGTCTTATTGTCCAGAAATATGGCGGTACATCCTTGGCTTCCCCGGCCAAGATAAAGAGCGTGGCAAAGAGAATCGTGGATCGAAGGGAGAAAGGGGATTCTGTGATAGTTGTCGTTTCAGCGATGGGCAGAGATACTGACCGTCTTTATGGGCTAGCCAGGAGGATTTCGAAGTCCCCACCCACGAGGGAGCTGGATATGCTTCTCACTGCGGGTGAACGTATCTCTATGGCCCTTTTGGCCATGGCTGTACATGACCTGGGTTATGAGGCAATATCGTTTACAGGCTCGCAGGTCGGGATCATAACCGATTCACGCCATACAGATGCGAAGATACTGGAGATAAAGGGGGATAGAATAGTTGAGGGCTTAAGACAGGATAAAGTGGTCATTGTTGCTGGCTTCCAGGGAGTAAGCAAGGAAAAAGAGGTGACGACCCTTGGGAGAGGCGGGTCCGATACCACGGCGGTTGCCATAGCAGCATCCCTCGGTGCAGACCTTTGCGAGATATTCACGGATGTGGAGGGTGTCTTTGCCGCTGACCCTGCGGTTGTTGCCGGTGCGAAATTGCTTGAAGAGGTATCCTATGATGAGATGATTGAACTTGCGAGCCTTGGTGCTTCAGTACTCCACCCGCGTGCCGTTGAGATTGCGGCAAAGACCAATCTGAAGCTGGTGGTGAGTTCGAGCCGCGCTAAGAACTTAGGCACCATTATCCGGGAGGGCAAGAAGATGGAGAGGGCTTTGGTGAAGGCTGTCACTAGCGATGTTCATATCGGTCTTTTGACCATGATGGATGTGCCGAGAAGCCCGGGGAGTATGTCTCAGATAGTGACCACTCTTACCGACAATGGTGTGCACCTGAAGTTCTTCTTCCACGGAGCTGGTCGTGAGAGGTGCGATCTATCCTTCATAGTTGCTGACGAGGACATAAAAACGTGTGATGAGATATTGAGCGCAATTTCCAGAAGGCTGGGTGGGAAAGGCCTCACCAGGAGGGATGATGTAGCATCCGTCAGCATTGTGGGGCCGGGAGTAGGTTCCTCAAACGACACCTTGACGAAAATGTTCGATTGTCTCGAGACAGAAGGCGCACATGTGGAGGCTGTGTCCACAAGCGAACTGAAGGTGACATGTGTGATTGGTCAGGATGTGGTAGACAAGGCAGTGAATGGTATGGCCAGGGTGTTCAAACTGCTCGATAAGGACAGTCAGAAGTCTTCATCTCCTTCCAAGAAAAGGCGGTGA
- a CDS encoding aspartate-semialdehyde dehydrogenase, producing MMRKVLEERNFPVDDLLLLASERSSGAKLKFKGDYHEIVELDAAHLEGIDIALFATEAEISREYVNAAVKAGAVAIDNSSAFRMDEDVPLIVPEVNSERLRDHKGIIANPNCSTIQLVVVLWLIHTHSTLRRVVVSTYQSVSGKGRQALEELAAQMERYRPRVSDSPYSLRPNAEAEVFPHRMISNLIPQIDDFTTDGHTKEEEKMIKESQKIMELPDLKITATCVRVPVLFSHSESVNIETEKEIGPEEAKRLLSACAGIKIVDEPQLQSYPLPSQASDTDLVYVGRIRRDRSVPHGLNLWIVADNLRKGAATNAVQIAEKLLDLGLL from the coding sequence ATGATGAGGAAGGTTCTTGAAGAGCGGAACTTCCCCGTTGATGATCTCTTGCTCCTGGCCTCTGAACGGTCATCCGGAGCCAAACTCAAATTCAAGGGAGACTATCACGAGATTGTAGAACTGGACGCAGCTCACCTTGAAGGGATTGATATTGCCCTTTTTGCCACTGAGGCGGAGATTAGCAGGGAGTACGTTAACGCAGCAGTCAAAGCTGGCGCTGTAGCGATAGACAACTCCAGTGCCTTCAGAATGGATGAGGATGTACCCCTGATTGTGCCTGAGGTGAACTCAGAAAGGCTGCGTGATCACAAGGGGATTATTGCTAACCCCAACTGCTCAACGATTCAGCTTGTTGTGGTGCTCTGGCTGATTCACACCCACTCTACCCTCAGGCGGGTTGTTGTCTCCACCTACCAGTCAGTATCGGGGAAGGGGAGACAAGCACTGGAAGAACTTGCAGCCCAGATGGAGCGGTACAGGCCTCGTGTTTCAGATTCTCCTTATTCACTGCGTCCCAACGCAGAAGCGGAGGTCTTTCCTCATCGGATGATTTCGAACTTAATTCCACAGATCGACGATTTCACAACGGATGGACATACGAAGGAAGAAGAGAAGATGATCAAGGAGAGTCAGAAAATCATGGAGCTTCCGGACCTGAAAATTACTGCAACTTGCGTTCGCGTACCAGTCCTGTTTTCCCACAGCGAATCTGTCAACATTGAGACGGAGAAAGAGATAGGGCCTGAGGAAGCAAAGAGGTTGCTGTCTGCCTGTGCTGGCATCAAGATTGTCGATGAACCGCAACTTCAATCCTATCCTCTCCCATCACAGGCTTCCGACACTGACCTTGTGTATGTGGGGAGGATAAGACGGGACCGTTCTGTACCGCACGGCCTGAACCTGTGGATTGTGGCTGATAATCTTAGAAAAGGTGCCGCTACCAACGCCGTTCAGATAGCGGAGAAATTGCTTGACTTGGGTTTGCTCTGA
- a CDS encoding purine-nucleoside phosphorylase, translating to MVEGMKAAREVFQVLSKKVQFKPGIGIILGTGLGRLAEDIKAVNEVSYEDIPNFPVSTVESHAGRFIFGNLSGKKVVAMQGRFHYYEGYSMQEIVLPIRVMKLLGIKVLIVSNACGGINPLFSAGDIMLIADHINLLGQNPLIGLNDESIGPRFPDMYNCYDGELAQVAVKVALEEGIDLKTGVYAALSGPNLETAAEYRMLRIIGADVVGMSTVPEVIAARHMGIKVIGFSVITDMGLPDALGPMNLEKIIATANRSEPILTKLIGSVTGRIRV from the coding sequence ATGGTAGAGGGGATGAAGGCAGCAAGAGAAGTTTTCCAGGTGCTTTCGAAGAAGGTTCAATTCAAGCCCGGCATAGGCATAATCCTGGGGACAGGATTGGGCAGACTGGCCGAAGACATAAAGGCGGTAAACGAAGTCTCATACGAAGACATACCGAACTTCCCTGTTTCCACGGTTGAAAGCCATGCAGGAAGGTTCATCTTCGGGAATCTTTCCGGAAAGAAGGTCGTGGCAATGCAAGGGAGATTCCACTACTACGAGGGCTACTCCATGCAGGAGATTGTGCTCCCGATTAGAGTGATGAAGCTTCTCGGCATTAAGGTCCTTATAGTCTCCAACGCCTGCGGCGGCATCAACCCACTTTTCTCTGCCGGAGATATTATGCTTATTGCTGACCATATAAACCTTCTGGGGCAGAACCCACTCATTGGTCTCAACGACGAGTCGATCGGTCCAAGGTTTCCTGACATGTACAACTGCTATGACGGGGAACTGGCGCAGGTCGCCGTGAAGGTTGCTCTTGAAGAGGGAATAGATCTAAAGACAGGTGTCTACGCCGCCCTGAGCGGTCCCAATCTGGAAACTGCCGCAGAGTACAGGATGCTGAGAATAATAGGTGCAGACGTGGTAGGGATGTCCACCGTACCAGAGGTGATTGCCGCTAGACATATGGGGATCAAAGTGATTGGGTTCTCGGTTATTACAGACATGGGTCTACCAGATGCTCTGGGCCCAATGAATCTTGAGAAGATAATAGCCACAGCCAATAGATCGGAACCGATCCTGACCAAGCTGATCGGTTCTGTGACGGGGAGGATAAGAGTCTGA